A single Capricornis sumatraensis isolate serow.1 chromosome 20, serow.2, whole genome shotgun sequence DNA region contains:
- the POLR1G gene encoding DNA-directed RNA polymerase I subunit RPA34 yields MAGTPSGGAARFSCPPNFTAMPPASEHSRFSLEALTSPDTELWLIQAPVDFAPDCLNGRLVPLSGSQIVKGKLAGKRHRYRVLSSNGPRAGGEATLLAPSAEAGGGLTCALAPQGSLRIFEGPQESLEGTLLQSIPASPPPQIPPGLRPRFCAFGGSPPVTGPGSVLALKSLASGKRKKKRHLPEASVPQEAVKEHGALEVDTALGSPELDVGKKKKKHQLKELEVTEPLATEPVAETLEPPGAVSPSTTKKSKKKPKEFVEMVKPETGMPESKEETVEELELRVKREPLEETILSPRKKRKKQKEPGEMEPVEGTTAGSQLQVKTEPQEEAIPLPSSKKKKKEKRHKGVREPGMEATEPEVKPLELAGEVTEPELPPDVQPQAEAPLGSPKKRRKKEKQPNVMMEPGTEVVEPQAEGMEPELPSAAEPQAALASTKKKKKKERGHLATEPGTEMTNPQGEMMEPELPEEGQPEARADPASTKKRKKQGQKSQVPETAPQEAMPEPLLNPESGQAAPTGQERKRKKKSQQDPV; encoded by the exons ATGGCGGGGACCCCGTCCGGCG GTGCTGCTCGGTTTTCTTGTCCCCCCAACTTTACTGCGATGCCCCCAGCCTCAGAACACAGTCGTTTCTCTTTGGAGGCATTGACCAGCCCAGATACAGAGCTGTGGCTCATCCAGGCCCCTGTGGACTTCGCCCCAGACTG CCTCAATGGACGTCTCGTGCCTCTCTCTGGCTCCCAGATTGTGAAGGGCAAGTTGGCAGGCAAGCGGCACCGCTACAGGGTTCTCAGCAGCAATGGCCCCAGAGCTGGAGGAGAAGCAACCCTGCTGGCCCCCTCAGCGGAGGCAGGAGGGGGACTCACCTGTGCCCTGGCACCCCAGGGCAGCCTGAGGATCTTTGAGGGTCCCCAGGAATCCCTGGAAGGGACTCTACTGCAGTCCATTCCTGCAAGTCCCCCACCACAGATCCCCCCTGGCCTGAGGCCCCGGTTCTGTGCCTTTGGAGGCAGCCCGCCGGTCACAGGGCCTGGGTCTGTCTTGGCCCTGAAGTCCCTGGCCTcagggaagaggaaaaagaagagacaccTGCCAGAAGCCTCGGTTCCTCAGGAGGCAGTGAAGGAGCATGGGGCCCTGGAGGTGGACACAGCTTTGGGGTCCCCAGAGCTGGATgtggggaagaagaaaaaaaagcaccAGCTGAAAGAACTAGAGGTGACAGAGCCACTGGCAACAGAGCCCGTTGCTGAGACGTTGGAGCCTCCGGGAGCAGTGTCCCCATCCACCACCAAGAAGAGCAAAAAGAAGCCCAAAGAGTTCGTAGAAATGGTCAAGCCAGAAACAGGGATGCCAGAGTCCAAAGAAGAGACGGTGGAGGAGCTAGAACTCAGGGTTAAAAGGGAGCCTCTGGAAGAGACAATCCTGTCccccagaaagaagaggaagaagcagaaggaGCCAGGAGAGATGGAGCCGGTGGAGGGGACGACAGCGGGGTCTCAGCTGCAGGTGAAGACGGAGCCACAGGAGGAAGCCATCCCACTGCCGTcctcaaagaagaagaaaaaggaaaagaggcacAAAGGGGTGAGGGAGCCAGGGATGGAGGCGACAGAGCCAGAGGTGAAGCCTCTGGAGCTCGCAGGGGAGGTGACGGAGCCTGAACTGCCACCTGATGTGCAGCCACAGGCTGAGGCACCTCTGGGATCCcccaaaaagagaaggaagaaagaaaaacagccaaATGTGATGATGGAGCCAGGGACAGAGGTGGTGGAGCCACAGGCAGAGGGGATGGAGCCCGAGCTGCCAAGTGCTGCTGAGCCTCAGGCAGCTCTAGCATCcaccaagaagaagaagaagaaagaaagagggcacCTAGCGACTGAGCCTGGGACTGAGATGACTAACCCCCAAGGTGAGATGATGGAGCCTGAGCTGCCAGAGGAGGGGcagcctgaggccagggcagaTCCAGCATCCActaagaagaggaaaaagcaggGCCAGAAAAGCCAGGTGCCCGAGACAGCACCCCAGGAGGCGATGCCAGAGCCCCTGCTGAATCCCGAGTCTGGGCAGGCTGCTCCCACGGGACAGGAGAGGAAGCGGAAGAAGAAGTCGCAGCAGGATCCCGTGTAA